Proteins encoded together in one Impatiens glandulifera chromosome 1, dImpGla2.1, whole genome shotgun sequence window:
- the LOC124922224 gene encoding protein JINGUBANG-like gives MDVQLWLSTYPTSTFVVDAGEDYQSINSDHHHRLHSNPSLQTLPSIPSLQSPISLESHPLILLSATSLHLITPLPADIGAFAVHHNLLYAASGHQVNVYDVNINFNLIDTFNNTTHDYSSSGSVKSITFLKNTVFTAHQDGKIRSWKLTNENKHKLIAELPTVKDRIFRSIFPSNYKKIRRHKKRLWIEHYDAVSGLCFSNQGYLISVSWDRSLKIWRETDYRCIQSISKAHEDAINAVIVSSDGVIYTASADRLIKVWGLGKDDKRSYSLMGTLEKHRSAVNALALSGDESVLFSGACDRSILVWEKDGGGGGSYMRVNGALRGHMGAVLCLISVRDVLISGSEDRTVRVWRRGFDDGKYCCLSVLDGHEKAVRSVAATTAEEGCDEGGGLKVISGSSGGVIKAWQIVFSTCH, from the coding sequence ATGGATGTCCAACTCTGGCTCTCCACATATCCCACATCAACCTTCGTCGTCGACGCCGGCGAAGATTATCAATCCATAAACTCCGACCACCACCACCGCCTCCACAGCAATCCTTCTCTACAAACCCTCCCTTCAATCCCATCTCTCCAAAGCCCCATCTCTCTCGAATCACACCCCTTAATCCTCCTCTCCGCCACCTCTCTCCACCTCATAACACCTCTCCCGGCAGACATCGGCGCCTTCGCCGTCCATCACAACCTCCTCTACGCCGCCTCCGGCCACCAAGTCAACGTCTACGACGTAAACATAAACTTTAACCTCATCGACACATTCAACAACACAACCCACGATTATTCCTCCTCCGGTTCCGTCAAATCCATCACCTTTCTCAAAAACACAGTCTTTACAGCTCACCAAGACGGAAAAATCCGTTCTTGGAAATTGACCAATGAGAATAAGCATAAACTCATAGCTGAACTTCCCACTGTAAAAGATCGTATTTTCCGCTCAATCTTCCCCAGCAATTACAAGAAAATCAGACGGCATAAGAAGAGACTCTGGATTGAACATTACGATGCAGTTTCGGGTCTCTGTTTTTCTAACCAAGGGTATTTAATCTCTGTTTCTTGGGATAGAAGCTTGAAAATATGGAGGGAAACCGATTACCGATGTATCCAGTCGATTAGTAAGGCACACGAGGATGCGATTAACGCCGTGATTGTTTCGTCGGACGGAGTTATTTACACGGCGTCGGCCGACCGTCTGATCAAGGTCTGGGGTTTAGGAAAAGATGATAAGAGAAGCTATTCTTTGATGGGTACTTTGGAGAAACATAGGTCGGCGGTGAATGCGTTGGCGTTGAGCGGCGACGAGTCGGTTCTGTTTTCCGGCGCTTGTGACCGTTCGATATTGGTTTGGGAGAAGGACGGAGGCGGCGGCGGCAGTTATATGAGGGTTAATGGGGCTTTGAGGGGGCATATGGGTGCGGTTTTGTGTTTGATTAGTGTACGTGATGTTCTTATTAGTGGTTCGGAGGATCGGACGGTGAGGGTGTGGCGGCGGGGGTTTGATGATGGTAAATATTGTTGTCTGAGTGTTTTGGATGGACATGAAAAGGCGGTGAGATCGGTGGCGGCGACGACGGCGGAGGAGGGTTGTGATGAGGGCGGTGGGTTGAAGGTGATTAGTGGGAGCTCTGGTGGAGTGATAAAAGCATGGCAGATTGTTTTCTCCACTTGtcattaa
- the LOC124922223 gene encoding oxysterol-binding protein-related protein 1D isoform X2, producing the protein MNPLCCIAPVSIDRDRNSPSVVKPQGSCQLGYDSSMKNVTYSAKPSFSTQVSSSGTDLDGVCLTQNSEFEDNVVEQRDTKLFSGNGGVNGTVAGILYKWVNYGKGWRSRWFVLEDGVLAYYKIHGPDKIVMSPSREKGMKVIGDESLRYMKKTNWNNNRFSDSSKQWKPFGEIHLKVSSIRASKSDDKRLYIFTGTKTLHLRCFSREDRTAWIEALHAAKDKFPRVLSTSDFAPPEEIVVLTDKLRSRLLQEGINEVVIKDCETIMLCEVSELRNQLKTIHLKHVMLLDTLRQLETEKIELETTVVDETKRRDSFCEQGNRRFSDFYSIMSEGSGSDSDADIESRYGVDIESDEEDGTYFDTNDFLSSESLRSASYRSRDSAGNGCNSMVDPFYSDGSQLLGKQIKPIKYPYIKRRGNLPEPKEKEKPVGLWSIIKDNIGKDLSGVCLPVYFNEPLSSLQKCFEDLEYSYLVDLASEWGKQGNDLMRILNIAAFAVSGYASTEGRQCKPFNPLLGETYEADYPDQGLRFFSEKVSHHPMIVACHCEGRGWKFWADSNLKGKFWGRSIQLDPVGVLTLQFEDGETFQWSKVTTSIYNIILGKIYCDHYGTMRIKGSGNYSCKLKFKEQSIIDRNPHQVHGFVQDNRTGEKVAMLVGKWDEAMYYVLGDPTTKPKGYDPMTEAVLLWEKGNSITKTRYNLTPFAISLNELTPGLSEILPPTDSRLRPDQRHLENGEYEMANAEKLRLEQLQRQARKLQERGWQPRWFRKDKEDGCYRYAGGYWEAREKGNWDEILDIFGQHSDSTSVITEVYD; encoded by the exons ATGAATCCATTGTGTTGCATCGCTCCGGTTTCGATCGATCGAGATCGAAACAGTCCTTCCGTGGTGAAGCCGCAAGGTTCGTGTCAGTTAGGGTATGATAGCTCTATGAAAAATGTGACCTACAGTGCGAAACCCAGTTTCTCTACTCAGGTGTCCTCCTCCGGTACAGATTTGGATGGAGTCTGTTTGACTCAGAATAGTGAGTTTGaagataatgtagttgaacagaGAGATACAAAGCTTTTCTCCGGCAATGGCGGTGTTAATGGCACTGTGGCTGGGATTTTGTATAAATGGGTTAACTATGGGAAAGGATGGAGATCGAGGTGGTTTGTGCTTGAAGATGGAGTTCTTGCTTACTACAAGATTCATGGACCAGATAAGATTGTAATGAGTCCTTCTAGAGAAAAAGGAATGAAAGTGATTGGAGATGAATCCTTGAGGTATATGAAGAAGACGAATTGGAACAACAATCGGTTTAGTGATTCTTCAAAGCAATGGAAACCTTTTGGGGAGATACATTTGAAG GTGTCTTCAATTCGTGCTAGCAAGTCAGATGACAaaagactatatatatttacGGGAACAAAAACTCTACACTTGCGTTGTTTCTCTAGAGAGGACAGAACAGCTTGGATTGAAGCTCTGCATGCTGCTAAAGATAAGTTTCCTAGAGTTCTGTCAACCAGTGATTTTGCACCTCCAGAAGAGATTGTTGTTTTGACGGATAAGCTACGATCAAGATTACTGCAAGAAGGCATCAATGAAGTAGTCATAAAAGATTGTGAAACAATTATGCTATGTGAAGTATCTGAGCTACGCAATCAGTTGAAAACTATTCATCTTAAACATGTTATGTTGCTGGACACATTGCGGCAGTTGGAG ACAGAGAAAATTGAGCTGGAAACAACAGTAGTGGATGAAACAAAAAGACGGGATTCATTTTGTGAACAGGGAAATAGAAGATTCAGTG ATTTCTATTCCATAATGTCAGAGGGTAGTGGAAGTGACTCTGATGCAGATATTGAAAGTCGATATGGAGTAGATATAGAATCAGACGAGGAAGATGGAACCTATTTTGATACAAATGATTTCTTATCTTCAGAGAGTCTAAGAAGTGCCTCATACAGGAGTAGAGACAGTGCAGGAAACGGTTGCAATTCCATGGTAGACCCATTTTATTCTGATGGTTCACAGCTTCTTGGCAAGCAGATAAAGCCTATCAAGTATCCATATATTAAGAGAAGAGGCAATTTACCAGAACCCAAGGAGAAAGAGAAACCAGTTGGTCTATGgtcaataataaaagataatatcgGAAAGGACCTATCTGGTGTTTGCCTCCCAGTTTACTTTAATGAGCCATTGTCTTCATTGCAGAAATGTTTTGAAGATTTAGAATACTCTTATTTGGTTGATCTAGCCTCGGAATGGGGAAAGCAG GGAAATGACCTGATGAGAATATTAAACATTGCAGCCTTTGCTGTTTCTGGTTATGCATCAACTGAAGGTCGGCAATGCAAACCATTCAATCCACTTCTAGGGGAAACGTATGAGGCCGACTATCCTGATCAAGGTTTACGATTCTTCTCTGAAAAG GTGAGCCATCATCCAATGATTGTTGCTTGTCATTGTGAGGGAAGAGGATGGAAATTTTGGGCAGATTCAAATCTGAAAGGAAAATTCTGGGGACGCTCTATTCAGCTAGATCCTGTGGGTGTCCTCACCCTCCAATTCGAAGATGGGGAAACATTTCAGTGGAGCAAAGTTACTACATCtatttataacataatattagGTAAGATTTATTGCGACCATTATGGTACAATGCGCATCAAAGGCAGTGGCAACTACTCCTGCAAACTCAAGTTCAAGGAGCAATCAATTATAGACCGCAATCCTCATCAG GTTCACGGTTTTGTACAGGATAACAGAACAGGTGAAAAAGTGGCGATGCTGGTTGGGAAATGGGACGAGGCAATGTATTATGTTCTAGGAGACCCTACGACAAAACCGAAAGGGTATGATCCTATGACAGAAGCAGTTTTGTTATGGGAAAAGGGGAATTCCATTACCAAGACTCGATATAATTTGACACCTTTCGCAATCTCGTTAAACGAATTAACACCTGGCTTATCGGAGATTCTCCCGCCGACAGACTCGCGACTTCGGCCTGATCAAAGACATTTGGAAAACGGAGAATATGAGATGGCGAATGCAGAAAAGCTCAGACTTGAACAATTACAAAGACAG GCAAGGAAGCTGCAGGAAAGAGGGTGGCAGCCGAGATGGTTTaggaaagataaagaagatgGGTGCTACCGATATGCTGGGGGATACTGGGAAGCGAGAGAGAAAGGAAATTGGGACGAAATTCTAGACATATTTGGGCAGCATTCTGATTCAACATCTGTAATAACAGAAGTATATGATTAA
- the LOC124922223 gene encoding oxysterol-binding protein-related protein 1D isoform X1, producing MNPLCCIAPVSIDRDRNSPSVVKPQGSCQLGYDSSMKNVTYSAKPSFSTQVSSSGTDLDGVCLTQNSEFEDNVVEQRDTKLFSGNGGVNGTVAGILYKWVNYGKGWRSRWFVLEDGVLAYYKIHGPDKIVMSPSREKGMKVIGDESLRYMKKTNWNNNRFSDSSKQWKPFGEIHLKVSSIRASKSDDKRLYIFTGTKTLHLRCFSREDRTAWIEALHAAKDKFPRVLSTSDFAPPEEIVVLTDKLRSRLLQEGINEVVIKDCETIMLCEVSELRNQLKTIHLKHVMLLDTLRQLETEKIELETTVVDETKRRDSFCEQGNRRFSDFYSIMSEGSGSDSDADIESRYGVDIESDEEDGTYFDTNDFLSSESLRSASYRSRDSAGNGCNSMVDPFYSDGSQLLGKQIKPIKYPYIKRRGNLPEPKEKEKPVGLWSIIKDNIGKDLSGVCLPVYFNEPLSSLQKCFEDLEYSYLVDLASEWGKQGNDLMRILNIAAFAVSGYASTEGRQCKPFNPLLGETYEADYPDQGLRFFSEKVSHHPMIVACHCEGRGWKFWADSNLKGKFWGRSIQLDPVGVLTLQFEDGETFQWSKVTTSIYNIILGKIYCDHYGTMRIKGSGNYSCKLKFKEQSIIDRNPHQVKQNYPKHKINLQNLSLTKFTFRSFQVHGFVQDNRTGEKVAMLVGKWDEAMYYVLGDPTTKPKGYDPMTEAVLLWEKGNSITKTRYNLTPFAISLNELTPGLSEILPPTDSRLRPDQRHLENGEYEMANAEKLRLEQLQRQARKLQERGWQPRWFRKDKEDGCYRYAGGYWEAREKGNWDEILDIFGQHSDSTSVITEVYD from the exons ATGAATCCATTGTGTTGCATCGCTCCGGTTTCGATCGATCGAGATCGAAACAGTCCTTCCGTGGTGAAGCCGCAAGGTTCGTGTCAGTTAGGGTATGATAGCTCTATGAAAAATGTGACCTACAGTGCGAAACCCAGTTTCTCTACTCAGGTGTCCTCCTCCGGTACAGATTTGGATGGAGTCTGTTTGACTCAGAATAGTGAGTTTGaagataatgtagttgaacagaGAGATACAAAGCTTTTCTCCGGCAATGGCGGTGTTAATGGCACTGTGGCTGGGATTTTGTATAAATGGGTTAACTATGGGAAAGGATGGAGATCGAGGTGGTTTGTGCTTGAAGATGGAGTTCTTGCTTACTACAAGATTCATGGACCAGATAAGATTGTAATGAGTCCTTCTAGAGAAAAAGGAATGAAAGTGATTGGAGATGAATCCTTGAGGTATATGAAGAAGACGAATTGGAACAACAATCGGTTTAGTGATTCTTCAAAGCAATGGAAACCTTTTGGGGAGATACATTTGAAG GTGTCTTCAATTCGTGCTAGCAAGTCAGATGACAaaagactatatatatttacGGGAACAAAAACTCTACACTTGCGTTGTTTCTCTAGAGAGGACAGAACAGCTTGGATTGAAGCTCTGCATGCTGCTAAAGATAAGTTTCCTAGAGTTCTGTCAACCAGTGATTTTGCACCTCCAGAAGAGATTGTTGTTTTGACGGATAAGCTACGATCAAGATTACTGCAAGAAGGCATCAATGAAGTAGTCATAAAAGATTGTGAAACAATTATGCTATGTGAAGTATCTGAGCTACGCAATCAGTTGAAAACTATTCATCTTAAACATGTTATGTTGCTGGACACATTGCGGCAGTTGGAG ACAGAGAAAATTGAGCTGGAAACAACAGTAGTGGATGAAACAAAAAGACGGGATTCATTTTGTGAACAGGGAAATAGAAGATTCAGTG ATTTCTATTCCATAATGTCAGAGGGTAGTGGAAGTGACTCTGATGCAGATATTGAAAGTCGATATGGAGTAGATATAGAATCAGACGAGGAAGATGGAACCTATTTTGATACAAATGATTTCTTATCTTCAGAGAGTCTAAGAAGTGCCTCATACAGGAGTAGAGACAGTGCAGGAAACGGTTGCAATTCCATGGTAGACCCATTTTATTCTGATGGTTCACAGCTTCTTGGCAAGCAGATAAAGCCTATCAAGTATCCATATATTAAGAGAAGAGGCAATTTACCAGAACCCAAGGAGAAAGAGAAACCAGTTGGTCTATGgtcaataataaaagataatatcgGAAAGGACCTATCTGGTGTTTGCCTCCCAGTTTACTTTAATGAGCCATTGTCTTCATTGCAGAAATGTTTTGAAGATTTAGAATACTCTTATTTGGTTGATCTAGCCTCGGAATGGGGAAAGCAG GGAAATGACCTGATGAGAATATTAAACATTGCAGCCTTTGCTGTTTCTGGTTATGCATCAACTGAAGGTCGGCAATGCAAACCATTCAATCCACTTCTAGGGGAAACGTATGAGGCCGACTATCCTGATCAAGGTTTACGATTCTTCTCTGAAAAG GTGAGCCATCATCCAATGATTGTTGCTTGTCATTGTGAGGGAAGAGGATGGAAATTTTGGGCAGATTCAAATCTGAAAGGAAAATTCTGGGGACGCTCTATTCAGCTAGATCCTGTGGGTGTCCTCACCCTCCAATTCGAAGATGGGGAAACATTTCAGTGGAGCAAAGTTACTACATCtatttataacataatattagGTAAGATTTATTGCGACCATTATGGTACAATGCGCATCAAAGGCAGTGGCAACTACTCCTGCAAACTCAAGTTCAAGGAGCAATCAATTATAGACCGCAATCCTCATCAGGTAAAACAGAATTACcctaaacataaaataaatttacaaaatctGTCTCTAACTAAATTTACTTTCCGATCATTTCAGGTTCACGGTTTTGTACAGGATAACAGAACAGGTGAAAAAGTGGCGATGCTGGTTGGGAAATGGGACGAGGCAATGTATTATGTTCTAGGAGACCCTACGACAAAACCGAAAGGGTATGATCCTATGACAGAAGCAGTTTTGTTATGGGAAAAGGGGAATTCCATTACCAAGACTCGATATAATTTGACACCTTTCGCAATCTCGTTAAACGAATTAACACCTGGCTTATCGGAGATTCTCCCGCCGACAGACTCGCGACTTCGGCCTGATCAAAGACATTTGGAAAACGGAGAATATGAGATGGCGAATGCAGAAAAGCTCAGACTTGAACAATTACAAAGACAG GCAAGGAAGCTGCAGGAAAGAGGGTGGCAGCCGAGATGGTTTaggaaagataaagaagatgGGTGCTACCGATATGCTGGGGGATACTGGGAAGCGAGAGAGAAAGGAAATTGGGACGAAATTCTAGACATATTTGGGCAGCATTCTGATTCAACATCTGTAATAACAGAAGTATATGATTAA